The Planctomycetia bacterium genome includes a region encoding these proteins:
- a CDS encoding mandelate racemase/muconate lactonizing enzyme family protein, translated as MLSSDIRLCELTSRTVRYAYRVPMKFGGRVVTDAVLLDVDVQVETRDGRRGAGHGSMPMSNAWAWPSHQVSGPDALAAMIALGEQAVRDAGTYREFGHPLEITHALAKDHPSAAAALTSALAEPMPRLAQLVATSPLEAAIHDAYGKALGINAYNTLGPEFVNRDLSHYLTAEFQGEYLDRYTSRQPKQSMPLYHLVGALDPLTAADLPERIGDGLPETLGEWIAADGLTHLKIKLNGDDLAWDIERVTAVERIAAEAQHNRGCQAWRYSLDFNERCANVEYVLDFLAGIRERAPAAWDRVHYIEQPTHRDLRAHPENKMHAAAKLKPVVIDESLINLDSLQYCRELGYSGVALKACKGHSEALLMGAAAQKYGMFLCVQDLTCPGASFLHSASLSARIPTVAAIEGNARQYCPAGNQRWAERFPSMFQLSDGTLGTAALNGPGLGY; from the coding sequence ATGCTCTCCTCCGACATCCGCCTCTGTGAGTTGACGTCGCGCACCGTTCGCTACGCGTACCGTGTGCCGATGAAATTCGGTGGGCGGGTTGTGACCGACGCGGTGCTGTTGGACGTCGACGTGCAAGTCGAAACCCGCGACGGCCGGCGCGGCGCGGGTCACGGCTCAATGCCCATGAGCAACGCCTGGGCGTGGCCGAGCCATCAAGTCTCCGGCCCCGACGCCTTGGCGGCGATGATCGCGCTGGGCGAACAAGCCGTCCGCGACGCCGGAACGTATCGCGAATTCGGCCATCCGCTAGAAATCACGCATGCTCTGGCAAAAGACCATCCCTCAGCCGCCGCGGCGCTGACGTCGGCACTCGCGGAACCGATGCCGCGACTCGCGCAACTTGTGGCCACGAGCCCGTTGGAGGCCGCGATTCACGACGCCTACGGCAAGGCCCTCGGCATCAACGCGTACAACACGCTGGGTCCGGAATTCGTGAACCGCGACTTGTCGCATTATCTGACCGCCGAGTTCCAAGGCGAGTATCTCGACCGCTATACCTCTCGGCAGCCTAAGCAGTCGATGCCGCTCTATCATCTGGTCGGCGCGCTCGATCCGCTCACTGCCGCGGATCTCCCGGAGCGCATCGGCGACGGCTTGCCCGAGACGCTGGGGGAATGGATCGCCGCCGACGGACTCACCCATCTGAAGATCAAGCTGAACGGCGACGATCTCGCCTGGGACATCGAACGCGTCACCGCCGTGGAACGCATTGCGGCGGAAGCGCAGCACAATCGCGGTTGCCAGGCCTGGCGTTACTCGCTCGACTTCAACGAACGTTGCGCGAACGTGGAATACGTGCTGGATTTCCTCGCAGGCATTCGGGAGCGCGCCCCTGCGGCGTGGGATCGTGTGCATTACATCGAGCAGCCCACGCACCGCGACCTCCGCGCTCATCCGGAAAACAAGATGCACGCCGCGGCCAAGTTGAAGCCAGTGGTGATCGACGAATCGTTGATCAACCTGGACAGTTTGCAGTATTGCCGTGAACTCGGTTACTCCGGCGTCGCCCTCAAGGCCTGCAAAGGACACAGCGAAGCGCTCTTGATGGGCGCCGCGGCGCAGAAGTACGGCATGTTTCTCTGCGTGCAGGACCTCACCTGTCCCGGCGCTTCGTTCTTGCACTCGGCCAGCCTGTCGGCCAGAATCCCCACCGTGGCCGCCATCGAAGGCAACGCCCGCCAATACTGCCCCGCCGGCAATCAACGCTGGGCGGAACGCTTCCCGTCGATGTTCCAACTAAGCGACGGCACACTCGGCACGGCGGCGCTCAACGGCCCCGGACTCGGGTACTAG
- a CDS encoding SurA N-terminal domain-containing protein has product MASPFSKFRKNQKLMMAILGVLVMVAFLILPTLLEFSQNTGTTNTDVVSTSYGVLTELDLQNMAKRRDLANKFINNALMRANFQQRPTPFGRPNDQADLVETMLRYRKAEELGLYVPDNRVVAMLDTLTDKKVDGDGFSQIAQQLGVQQSQVMDALRYELMADQYEQLHFPATQIQTPVSRWEIFQSLNREVSAEVIPLEVDKLIDRTPKPDEATLRAFFEQYRLDDATYYAIEPGFKQPHRVAFQYFKIKLDDFTSQVPVSEDEIVAAYERDKDTLYRFRPDSSLFNNPFTVPGTAIDSGIPTEDDVPPPVEPVTESEAPAATDTPVNETPATETPADGAAPSEPVPAVETPSPADAPTETEKPADAPQSSVRRSPFRLASYRLQDETPAAPESPGTDAAAQAAPAAEENTAPVATDAEQTPADEVPPLEDEAPLANDEWLPPGELQDGPDPEFQPLWKVREQVRQSVAREKAQPLMDKVIGELTRDMRRYESQWRGWNGQKAQKPDLPMPAPLNFSDLASKNGVESKQTSLLARDALLFSEEHTLGNSYIGETPREESAVVNAAYSGMGLYQPQNSQDVQGNRYLFWKTEEKEPFIPTFEEVKGDVEAAWRKQEARKLAIAEANKLAEEAKKSDKSLTEVFADRKDLVVTTTRPFTWKFGGFMFGQQEIPIRTSQVEGVDDAGDEFMRTVYGLNIGEIGVAMNETKKAAYLIRLVNTTPDLNVLHSMFLSTPYANYGRAGENDALLRQANWRRELNVQANVQWLRAPQEMQ; this is encoded by the coding sequence ATGGCCAGCCCTTTTTCCAAGTTTCGTAAAAATCAGAAGCTGATGATGGCCATTTTGGGCGTCTTGGTCATGGTCGCCTTCTTGATCCTGCCCACGCTTCTGGAGTTTTCGCAAAACACCGGCACGACGAATACCGACGTCGTCTCCACGAGTTACGGCGTGCTGACGGAGTTGGACCTCCAGAACATGGCCAAGCGGCGGGATCTGGCCAACAAATTCATCAACAACGCCTTGATGCGCGCCAATTTTCAGCAAAGGCCCACACCATTTGGTCGGCCGAACGACCAAGCGGATCTGGTCGAGACCATGCTGCGCTATCGCAAGGCCGAAGAGTTGGGACTTTATGTTCCCGATAATCGCGTCGTCGCCATGCTGGACACCTTGACCGACAAGAAAGTCGACGGCGACGGCTTCTCGCAAATTGCCCAACAGCTAGGTGTGCAGCAATCGCAAGTCATGGATGCTTTGCGTTACGAATTGATGGCGGATCAGTATGAGCAGTTGCACTTTCCCGCCACGCAGATCCAGACGCCGGTCAGCCGCTGGGAAATTTTCCAGAGCCTGAATCGCGAAGTCAGCGCGGAAGTGATTCCGCTCGAAGTCGACAAACTCATCGACCGCACGCCCAAGCCGGATGAAGCGACGCTGCGGGCGTTTTTTGAACAGTACCGACTCGACGACGCGACGTACTACGCCATCGAGCCCGGCTTCAAACAGCCGCATCGCGTGGCGTTCCAGTATTTCAAAATCAAGCTCGACGACTTCACTTCGCAAGTTCCAGTGAGCGAAGACGAGATCGTCGCCGCCTACGAGCGCGACAAGGACACGCTCTATCGCTTCCGGCCGGACTCATCGCTGTTCAACAATCCGTTCACCGTGCCCGGCACCGCGATCGACTCCGGCATCCCGACGGAGGACGATGTCCCGCCGCCCGTCGAACCAGTCACGGAAAGCGAAGCGCCCGCCGCTACGGACACTCCCGTCAATGAAACTCCCGCCACGGAAACGCCCGCCGACGGCGCTGCGCCGAGCGAGCCCGTTCCGGCGGTAGAAACTCCGTCGCCGGCCGATGCCCCGACGGAAACTGAAAAGCCCGCGGATGCACCGCAATCGTCGGTACGCCGCTCACCGTTCCGGTTGGCGTCCTATCGCTTGCAGGACGAAACGCCGGCCGCACCGGAATCGCCCGGAACCGACGCCGCCGCGCAAGCCGCACCGGCTGCCGAAGAGAATACTGCCCCTGTGGCGACCGATGCCGAACAAACTCCGGCCGACGAAGTGCCGCCGCTCGAAGACGAAGCGCCGCTCGCCAACGATGAATGGTTGCCGCCCGGCGAATTGCAGGACGGCCCCGATCCGGAATTCCAACCGCTCTGGAAAGTGCGCGAACAAGTCCGCCAAAGCGTGGCCCGCGAGAAGGCCCAACCGTTGATGGACAAGGTGATCGGCGAATTGACCCGCGACATGCGCCGTTACGAATCGCAATGGCGCGGTTGGAACGGACAAAAAGCGCAGAAGCCGGATTTGCCCATGCCGGCGCCGCTCAATTTCAGCGACTTGGCCTCGAAGAACGGCGTCGAATCCAAACAAACGTCGCTGTTGGCCCGCGACGCGTTGCTCTTCTCCGAAGAGCACACGTTGGGCAACAGCTATATCGGCGAGACGCCCCGGGAAGAATCCGCGGTCGTGAATGCCGCGTATTCTGGCATGGGGCTCTACCAGCCCCAGAACTCGCAGGATGTACAGGGCAATCGCTATCTGTTCTGGAAGACGGAAGAGAAGGAACCCTTTATTCCGACGTTTGAAGAGGTGAAGGGCGATGTCGAGGCGGCCTGGCGCAAACAGGAAGCCCGCAAATTGGCCATTGCCGAAGCGAACAAGCTCGCCGAAGAGGCGAAGAAGTCGGACAAATCGCTGACCGAAGTGTTCGCGGACCGGAAAGACCTTGTCGTGACCACGACCCGGCCGTTCACCTGGAAGTTCGGCGGCTTCATGTTCGGCCAGCAGGAGATTCCCATTCGCACCAGTCAGGTCGAAGGCGTGGACGATGCGGGCGACGAATTCATGCGGACGGTCTATGGGCTGAACATCGGCGAAATCGGCGTCGCCATGAACGAGACCAAAAAGGCCGCGTACCTGATCCGGCTGGTGAACACCACGCCCGATCTCAACGTTCTGCATTCTATGTTTCTGTCGACGCCCTACGCCAACTACGGGCGAGCAGGAGAAAACGACGCCTTGCTCCGTCAGGCGAATTGGCGCCGCGAACTGAACGTCCAAGCCAACGTGCAGTGGCTCCGCGCGCCCCAAGAAATGCAGTAG
- the topA gene encoding type I DNA topoisomerase, with the protein MAKKSPAGTGKALMIVESPAKARTISKFLGKRFVIEASIGHVRDLPEGKKQIPAKYKDQEWAYLGVNVNEGFEPVYIVPPGKNEQVKKLKGLMKDATELWLATDEDREGEAISWHLQELLQPKIPVHRLVFHEITREAIEEAMEHPRQIDNSLVQAQETRRILDRLYGYDVSPLLWRKLGRRLSAGRVQSVAVRLIVDRERERMKFVSSTYFDVLGMFAKHSGEQLSATLVSADGKRIPAAKDFDSATGKLKDGKFLHLNGAGAEELVHKLRSAQFRVAKIEQTPYTQRPAPPFTTSTLQQEANRKLGFTARRTMQVAQALYENGHITYMRTDSTNLASVAVSAARELVNAQYGQQYLPAQPRLYSTKVKNAQEAHEAIRPAGHPFELPESLRGSLSHDEFRLFEMIWKRTVASQMADARGQRISITIEGGGASFQVGGKTIDFPGFLRAYVEGADDPQAELADRETILPSVTEGEQLNCQGLEPKSHTTQPPARYNEATLTRALEDLGIGRPSTYAAIIETIQARDYVFKKSNALVPTWVGFAVAQLLERHLPTLVDYQFTAQMEEDLDAISRGEAAHLDYLKSFYFGNGRPGLRQQLATKIEEIDPREASRISLGRPDRPGAEGDEIFVRIGRYGPFLEQGERRSPIPDGTPPDELTQEKALELLAQAGVALEPLGHCPDTGKPIYLKNGRFGPYVQRGDADDEDKPKNASLLKGMKPEDVDLATAIRLLSLPRTLGVHPESNEPIISQNGRFGPYIKCGTDTRSLPAGVSPIEVTLSEALELLAQPKAARRGFGAPKEPLRTLEASPITGEPIKLLEGRYGFYVTDGVTNASLPKENKPEELTLPQALDLLAIRAAAGPPAKKRGFRKGAPKAAGPKKAPKRAAKKKAPARKKSPSGA; encoded by the coding sequence ATGGCCAAGAAATCCCCCGCCGGAACCGGCAAAGCCCTGATGATCGTCGAATCGCCCGCCAAGGCGCGCACGATCAGCAAATTCCTGGGCAAACGGTTCGTCATCGAGGCGAGCATTGGCCACGTCCGCGACCTGCCCGAGGGCAAAAAGCAGATTCCGGCCAAATATAAGGACCAGGAATGGGCCTATCTGGGAGTGAACGTTAACGAAGGGTTCGAACCGGTCTACATCGTCCCCCCCGGCAAAAACGAGCAAGTCAAGAAGCTCAAGGGGCTGATGAAGGACGCGACCGAGCTCTGGCTGGCGACGGACGAAGACCGCGAAGGAGAGGCCATCAGTTGGCATCTCCAGGAACTGTTGCAGCCCAAGATTCCCGTCCATCGGCTGGTGTTCCACGAGATCACCCGCGAGGCGATTGAAGAGGCGATGGAGCATCCACGCCAAATCGACAATTCGCTGGTCCAGGCTCAGGAAACGCGGCGCATCCTCGACCGGCTGTACGGCTACGACGTCTCGCCGCTCTTGTGGCGCAAGCTGGGCCGCCGCCTGTCGGCGGGGCGCGTGCAGAGCGTGGCGGTACGGCTGATTGTCGATCGCGAACGGGAGCGGATGAAGTTTGTTTCGTCGACGTATTTCGACGTGCTGGGAATGTTCGCCAAGCACTCCGGCGAGCAGCTTTCTGCGACGCTCGTTTCGGCCGACGGCAAGCGCATCCCGGCCGCGAAGGACTTTGACTCCGCCACGGGCAAACTGAAAGACGGCAAGTTCCTACATCTCAATGGCGCCGGTGCGGAGGAATTGGTCCACAAGCTGCGGAGCGCGCAATTCCGCGTCGCCAAGATCGAGCAGACGCCCTACACGCAACGCCCGGCGCCGCCGTTTACGACGAGCACGTTGCAGCAGGAAGCCAACCGCAAACTCGGCTTCACCGCCCGGCGGACCATGCAAGTGGCGCAGGCCCTCTATGAAAACGGTCACATCACGTACATGCGTACCGACAGCACGAATCTCGCGTCGGTCGCGGTCAGTGCGGCGCGAGAATTGGTGAATGCACAGTACGGTCAGCAATACTTGCCGGCGCAACCGCGGCTCTACAGCACGAAGGTGAAGAACGCGCAAGAAGCGCACGAAGCCATCCGTCCCGCCGGCCATCCGTTCGAGTTACCGGAATCGCTGCGCGGCAGCCTTTCGCACGACGAATTCCGGCTGTTCGAGATGATCTGGAAGCGTACCGTCGCCAGTCAAATGGCGGATGCGCGCGGGCAGCGGATTTCGATCACCATCGAAGGGGGCGGCGCGTCGTTCCAGGTGGGCGGCAAGACGATCGACTTCCCAGGCTTCCTGCGGGCCTACGTCGAAGGCGCGGACGATCCGCAAGCGGAACTCGCCGATCGCGAGACGATACTTCCCAGCGTGACGGAAGGGGAACAACTTAATTGCCAAGGGCTCGAACCGAAGAGCCACACCACGCAACCGCCCGCGCGTTACAACGAAGCCACGCTGACGCGAGCGCTCGAAGATCTCGGCATCGGCCGGCCTAGTACGTATGCGGCGATCATCGAGACGATTCAGGCGCGGGACTATGTGTTCAAAAAGAGCAACGCGCTGGTGCCGACCTGGGTCGGCTTTGCCGTAGCGCAGTTGCTGGAGCGACACTTGCCTACGCTGGTCGACTACCAGTTCACAGCCCAGATGGAAGAAGACCTCGACGCGATCAGCCGCGGCGAGGCGGCGCATCTGGATTACTTGAAGAGCTTCTATTTCGGCAACGGCCGCCCTGGTTTGCGCCAGCAACTCGCGACCAAGATCGAAGAGATCGACCCGCGTGAAGCGAGCCGCATTTCGCTCGGCAGACCGGATCGGCCGGGGGCGGAAGGGGACGAGATCTTCGTGCGCATCGGGCGCTATGGACCGTTCCTGGAGCAAGGCGAACGCCGCTCGCCGATCCCCGACGGCACGCCGCCGGATGAATTGACTCAGGAAAAAGCGCTGGAGTTGCTGGCGCAGGCAGGCGTGGCGCTGGAGCCGCTCGGACATTGCCCCGACACCGGCAAGCCGATCTACCTGAAAAACGGCCGCTTCGGCCCGTACGTGCAGCGCGGCGACGCTGACGACGAAGACAAGCCGAAGAACGCCTCACTGCTCAAAGGCATGAAACCCGAGGACGTCGACCTGGCGACCGCGATTCGGTTGCTATCGCTGCCGCGCACATTGGGCGTGCATCCGGAAAGCAACGAGCCGATCATCTCGCAGAACGGCCGCTTCGGCCCGTACATCAAGTGCGGCACGGACACGCGCTCGTTGCCGGCGGGCGTCTCGCCGATCGAAGTCACGTTGTCCGAGGCACTGGAGTTGCTCGCGCAACCCAAGGCGGCCCGCCGCGGCTTCGGTGCTCCGAAGGAACCGCTCCGCACGTTGGAGGCCTCGCCGATCACCGGTGAGCCCATCAAGCTCCTGGAAGGCCGCTACGGCTTCTACGTCACCGACGGCGTGACGAACGCCTCGCTGCCCAAGGAGAACAAGCCGGAGGAACTGACGCTCCCACAGGCGCTCGACCTGCTGGCGATCCGTGCTGCCGCCGGTCCCCCGGCCAAAAAACGCGGCTTCCGCAAAGGCGCCCCGAAAGCGGCCGGACCCAAGAAGGCGCCGAAACGGGCCGCGAAGAAGAAGGCGCCCGCCCGGAAGAAAT